GCGAGCCATGGTAGACGTTTCGACGTATAGCACAGTACGAGTGATAGCGGCATCTCGAGAAGCAGGAGCGATATTGAGCCCAAAGCGCGCGGGATGTCGGATCATATCGAATCGAAGGCCGAGTCCAAGGCCGAGGAAGTCGATTATTCGAGACTGGCGGCCCGGCTGGGGCTTGAGCAGGGGcaggtgcagcagctgggCGAGCAGTTAGTACGGACGCTGTGGGGGAGGGAGCAGGCATTCAGGCAATTGGAGGCTGAGAACACGCGGCTGAAGGTATCGATTGGCGCAGCAGAGAGCGCGTGTGAGCATGGGGTGGAGGCCCTGCGggagcggcagcagcagctggcggcggaggctggagcgcagcagcggggACAGGGGGAGGCCGGATCAGCGGGGCGCGCCGGAGGCCCGAGCGTGCCGGAACGCgtacagcagcagctggaggagACAGAGCGGCGGGTCGCGGCCGGCGACTCGGCACGGCGGGACCTAGCGCGGCTGCTCGAGGAGAAAATCTCGGACCTGGACGCGAgccagcaggagctggagaGGGTACTGGGCGTGAACAAGGAGCTGCGGCGACATGAGATGGAGTTGGAGTTCACGGTACAGAGCCAGCGGTCGCAGTCGTTACGCGAGCAGGCGGAGATTCAACGCttgcagcaggagctggcgctAGTGCGGTCCAACGCCGAGTGGACGACAGGCCAGCTGAACGAGAAGAACCAGCAATTAAACAGCTATCGCGAGAAGACAAATGGCGAGATCCAGAGCACGCAGGTAGAACTGAATATTGTGAAGAACGAGCTCGAGGTGGAGCACGCGAATGTAGCCGCCCTGCGGTCGAAGAACGGCGAGCTTTCGAAACAGTTGCAGGATGCGCTCTGCGAAACAAAACGGCTGACAGATTCGCTGCATAGTGAGAAGCAGGAGTTTGCCCGGGAAATGGCTCTGAAACAGCGGCTCATCGAGCTCCTCAACGGGCAGGTTGCAACCATGAAGCAAGACCTGGAGAAAGCATATGACGTCGCCAAGAACGGTGGAATGTCTGACTCCGAGCGGGAGCGTCTACTAAACGATCTTTTTGACACGAAGAAGAAGCTCGAACTATCCCAGGCAAACGTAAGCAGGCTGGAGGATACGATAAAAGAGCTACTAGAAACAGATAACGTTCAATCAGGCGGTCGAAACGGGATAGAACACGCGAATGTAGGCAGTCCAAGTGGTGGATCCACAATTTCAACGGTCTATGGCGATTTAGCAGCACTACGCAAGCAGCTTGTTCAGGAACGACGCCATAAGGAGGAATTACAACTTCAGGTGGAGTCCTTTGTGGTTGAGCTCGAACACAAAATTCCCGTACTGAATTCGTTCAAGAAGCGTATTGAAGAGCTGGAGAAGCAGTTGAATGGCGTGACGCTCCTGCTGGAGGCCACTGCGAGGGAACGTGATGAGAAGGTGGTACAGATAAAACAATATAAGAATAAAGTGGGAGACTACGAAACCCAGGTAGGCCATCTTGTCCAGCAGCGTTCGGATCTCGCCCGGCAGGTTCAATGCCTTTTGATCCATATTTCTGTCAGAGACGATTCTAGTGGACCTCTGACTGCAGAAGAGGTCGAGTTCGTGAAGAAGTTACAATCGTGTAGGGACAGTGCCACAGGATCGGATACACAGGCTATCATATCGAACCGATTAGTAGAATTTAAATCCGTCGTTGAGCTACAACAGAAGAATGCAGAGCTGTTGAACGCCATAAGACAGTTAGCTCAGAAGCTAGAGCAAGAAGAGCACAAAACACAGTCGAAGGTTAAGAGCTTAGAGCAAAATACTGTCAATGAAGCCAAGGAAGCTATCTTATCCTTGCAAGAGCATGTACAAATGTTAGAGGACCAACTGGAAACCGTTACTACAGAGCGCGATTCCTTCAAGCTATTGGTTTCTGAGGGTAAAAATAATTCATTACCCAACCCCGTAGGAGCTGCAGCTTTACAACCTCAGGAAGTGGCAGATGGGATTGCTCATCTAGAGGCAAGGCTTAAGGCTATGGCAGAGGAATCCGAGCAACATGCGAAGATGCTCAATGAAGAGATAAAAGCCCTATACAAATCTAATTCCCAATTGGCGATTGAGTTAGAGAGAGAAAGATCATCTAGGGAGTTAGCAGATGAGAAGCTATCTTTGATACAAAAATCGTTAGAATTAGTGAAAGGAGAGAATGCCGATTTACAGAACAGAGCTGGCTCCTTACAGGCACTGCTATTGGAACAGGATACTAGGAGACAGTCAACCATTGAAGAGTTCGTATCCGCAAAGTCGGAGTTGTTTAGTATAAGTTCTCAACTGACCATTTTACAATCTGAGAGAGACTTTCTTCGTAAGGTTGAAGCCGATTTGAAGAAGGAGAATGAATCACTAAACAAAGATAATAATGATTCGCAGCTTCTCATTTTGCAGCTCAAAACCGCACAGAAAGAACGCGATTCCCTAATTGAAGAAACACGTAAAAGGTATGAGACCAGAATTGAGGAACTTGACGGGGAGCTCTCGGCAACCAAACAGCAGCTGGAAAGGAAACAAAGGGAGTATGATGAATTAAGCTCTTCGAGTAGTACACAGTGCAAGTGGTTTCAGTCTAAATTGGATTCTTTGAAGGAAGAGCTGGGATCCTCTAAGCTTGCTTTGAAAGCAAAAACTAGTGAATTAGATGCGCTTAAGGCACGGTTGAATTCTTCGACGTCGAAGCTTGAACCTGCTAGCATGGACCACCAACAATCCAGTTTGGTTCTAGAATCCGATCATGCTAGCCGTGTACAATCCCTAAGCAAAGACTTGGATGAGGCAAACAGAAAACTGTCCAGCGCATATTCGGAAATTGAAAGGTATAAGGCCGCCTCGAATGCCACAGAACGTCCTTCTCTCTCATACAATGCCGTGCAAGATAACAAGGATGGTTCTAAACAGGCTGCAATTTCTCTGGAAGCGGAACTTACAAAGTTGAACTCTGATATTGCCATGGCGAATGACCGCATTAAAGTTCTTGAAGATGAACTAAATCGCCGGGAAGCCACATACTCAACAGAAAGATCGGAACTACAAGAGAAGATTAATGCTTTAGTGACTGATAAGCAGAGAATCGAGGAGGCCAAAGCTGATTACCAGCAGAAAATCACACAATTACAAACTGACTTGGAAAAGCAGATATCAAGCACCAATGAAGCGGAAACTAAATACCAAACTGCGTTGCAGAAGCAGGCTGAGATTTCGGAAAATATTGAATCGTTACGCAAAAGCTCTGAGTCATATAAGTCTGAGATTGCGAAGTTCAAGAGTGCAGCAGAGGAGGCACGTAAGGTCCTTGAAAGAAATGAGCAAACTTGGGACCAACAGAAGGCGGATATAGAGGCTAACCTGGACTTGGCTCATCAACGCATTGAGGAGCTCAGCACACAGAATAGATTGTTATATGACCAGATTGAGCTTCTGTCAAGAAGTCCTTCTTCATCACTGGAACCAGATACTAAGATTTCATCTGATGCGCGTGAGCTAATTGTGACACTTCGTCGTGAACGTGATATCTTAGAAACTAAAATTGATGTTTCAAAACGCGAGGAAAAGATGCTTCGTCAAAGGCTAGAGCTAACAAAATCGGAGCTTGACAACCTTAGAGCTCAACTGTCTGAGAGCAAGGGACTGGTTACAGAGGGCACTGACTCTTCTCAAAATCAAGAAGAATTATTTGAGAAGTTGAATCAATTAAACTTGTTACGTGAACATAATATGAGCTTGCGTAATGAATCCGAAAAGGTTTCTGAACACAACGAATTCCTACAAAATGAAATATTGTCTCTTCAAGAGAAAGTACAACCTATGGAAGAACAAATTAAATCTTTGACTGCAACCCTAACGGAAAAGGAGCAAAAGCTTGCTCTTCTCAAGGAGGAAAGCGATCGCTGGAAGCAACGATCGCAGGATATACTGCATAAATATGAACGGATTGACCCAGAGGAGTATCGCAAGCTGGCCTCGGAGATAGAAGTTCTAAAGGCTGAATTAGAAAGGAAATCCGCGGAGAGTATTGATTCTCAAGAGAGGTTTAGGAAGTTGAGGAAACAAGCTAATGAAAGATTAGACGAATTCAAAGCAGCCAAGGCGAAGGTAGAGTCAGAATTGGAGCTAGCACTTTCGGGTAAATCTCAGTTGGAAGCGAAGCTTTCGGAGGCAAGGGAAAAGATCACCTCCCTTGAAACTCAACTGACCGAACGGCCAGCATCTGAGGATGACAATCCAGTGTCCCACGAACTTGAGGAAACTAAGACTAAGCTACAGGATGCAGAAAATACCATCAATATGTTGAAGTCCGAGTGGTCTATTTCTGAGGAGTCGTTTAAGAAGCAATTGGATGAGCTTAACAAACAGCTCGAAACTATCCAGAAGAATTCCGCTCCTTCCAGCGGCCATTCTGACCCCTCGTCGTACCATGAGCAGCCAACCGCAGTCTTGGAGGACTTCAAGAAACAGGTTGAAGAAGAGCGCAGAACCCTAATCGAAAGTCATCAGCAGGAATTGACTGCCAGACTGGAGGCTTCAAGGAAGAATTTCCTTGCCGAAAAAGAGAAGGCTTTAGAGGAGCTTCGCGACTCGCTCACCAACGTGTCTGTTGAGGCTGCGTCTCAGAATCTGGAAGCGCTGAAGAAGAAATGGGAGGAAGAGTATGAACAACAGACCCTACAACGAATTCGCGAGGCTGAAGAAGCATTGAAGAAACGCATAAGACTCCCCTCCGAGGAGAGGATTAACCAAGTAATAGAGCGGAAGCAGAAGGCTTTAGAACAGGAATTCACTACGAAGGTCAATGCTACTGCCCTGGCACTGCTCAAGGAAAACCCTGACTCCATAGCGTCGGATAAGGCCGATTTGATTAAGGACCATCAAAAAGAAATCGTGCAGTTGAAGAAAGATTTGGCCGACAAGTTCGAAGGACAGCTTGTTCAGGTCAAAAAGAAGGCATTTGAAGAGGGTCGGCAACAGGGTATCATGAAGGTAAAACTCTTGGAGAGCAAGATCTCGAAGTTGGAATCCCAGGCTAAAGCTCCCCTGGGAACTAATGTACCGACAAAGATTCCCCTCGAGAACACGCAGCCGCTTGCCCAGCAAGTTCCTGTCAAGCCTTCACCATTCCAGCTGGCGTATGCGCAGGCGACATTTGGGAATGTTCCGTTCCTTTTCAATAAAAATTCTGAACAGAAGAAGGTTGAACATCAGGATGACTCCGATTCTCACCAAAATACAGGCAATGGGAATAAACGTCAGTCTGAAGATCGAGCTGAAGAATCTCCCGGAAAGAAGCTGCGGGAAGAATGAAGATAATTGACATTGAAGTGTGTATTATCTgtacatatatatatattaaTGAGATATTGTTGAGCATTTACACTGCGACGTTCATTTTGTTCGACCTTTGATTTTCGCGCTTCGGTGAGCTGAATTATCAGATATCAAAACGCCGACACATTAAACGATGGTGCGGAGGCAGATGTAAGAAATTGCCAATAATGTTATCTACGACTCTTAATGATCCTAGGGAGATTGTACCGACGAGCAACTATGATATTTTATCTGATGAAGAGGATATGATTGAAGAAGGTATGAATAATATGGGCTTTGGCTTACGCGAAGACGGGACAATAACTAACACGAAGTATTCAACAGTGAAGCTACGTCTCAAGCAAATAGAGTCTGAGCGGTCGGACTTGCTGGCGCGcctagaggaactaaaacACAGATCAAAGAAGAAAGCCAAGAAGTCACCGACGGTGGAGGTACCCAGATCGCCAACCAAGGCCAAATGTGTGGAAGACGAGCCTGCACCGAGTACAAGTGCATCAACCACCTATGTCGAAGAGCCGGAGGAAAACGAAAACGAGCGATATTTATTATCTGCGAATACTCCTACGACTAGTTATTTTGCGGAGAAGTTTGCTCGAGCCAGGGATTCGAGCGCTAGCACTATGCGGAGGAAGCAGGAGCTGTTAAAACGTAGGGTTTACACATTTTCGGATAGAGACACTGCGATCGAGTATACAACCTTTGCGGTCGACGAGGTTGAGACTTATTCCAACATGCGGATTAACAAGCGCTATGTACCCGAGGAGGATCTCAAGAGAATACTGCACGATATCAAAGTTCTCCGATTGCCAAAGCTTTT
This is a stretch of genomic DNA from Eremothecium gossypii ATCC 10895 chromosome VI, complete sequence. It encodes these proteins:
- the MLP2 gene encoding Mlp2p (Syntenic homolog of Saccharomyces cerevisiae YKR095W (MLP1) and YIL149C (MLP2)); the encoded protein is MSDHIESKAESKAEEVDYSRLAARLGLEQGQVQQLGEQLVRTLWGREQAFRQLEAENTRLKVSIGAAESACEHGVEALRERQQQLAAEAGAQQRGQGEAGSAGRAGGPSVPERVQQQLEETERRVAAGDSARRDLARLLEEKISDLDASQQELERVLGVNKELRRHEMELEFTVQSQRSQSLREQAEIQRLQQELALVRSNAEWTTGQLNEKNQQLNSYREKTNGEIQSTQVELNIVKNELEVEHANVAALRSKNGELSKQLQDALCETKRLTDSLHSEKQEFAREMALKQRLIELLNGQVATMKQDLEKAYDVAKNGGMSDSERERLLNDLFDTKKKLELSQANVSRLEDTIKELLETDNVQSGGRNGIEHANVGSPSGGSTISTVYGDLAALRKQLVQERRHKEELQLQVESFVVELEHKIPVLNSFKKRIEELEKQLNGVTLLLEATARERDEKVVQIKQYKNKVGDYETQVGHLVQQRSDLARQVQCLLIHISVRDDSSGPLTAEEVEFVKKLQSCRDSATGSDTQAIISNRLVEFKSVVELQQKNAELLNAIRQLAQKLEQEEHKTQSKVKSLEQNTVNEAKEAILSLQEHVQMLEDQLETVTTERDSFKLLVSEGKNNSLPNPVGAAALQPQEVADGIAHLEARLKAMAEESEQHAKMLNEEIKALYKSNSQLAIELERERSSRELADEKLSLIQKSLELVKGENADLQNRAGSLQALLLEQDTRRQSTIEEFVSAKSELFSISSQLTILQSERDFLRKVEADLKKENESLNKDNNDSQLLILQLKTAQKERDSLIEETRKRYETRIEELDGELSATKQQLERKQREYDELSSSSSTQCKWFQSKLDSLKEELGSSKLALKAKTSELDALKARLNSSTSKLEPASMDHQQSSLVLESDHASRVQSLSKDLDEANRKLSSAYSEIERYKAASNATERPSLSYNAVQDNKDGSKQAAISLEAELTKLNSDIAMANDRIKVLEDELNRREATYSTERSELQEKINALVTDKQRIEEAKADYQQKITQLQTDLEKQISSTNEAETKYQTALQKQAEISENIESLRKSSESYKSEIAKFKSAAEEARKVLERNEQTWDQQKADIEANLDLAHQRIEELSTQNRLLYDQIELLSRSPSSSLEPDTKISSDARELIVTLRRERDILETKIDVSKREEKMLRQRLELTKSELDNLRAQLSESKGLVTEGTDSSQNQEELFEKLNQLNLLREHNMSLRNESEKVSEHNEFLQNEILSLQEKVQPMEEQIKSLTATLTEKEQKLALLKEESDRWKQRSQDILHKYERIDPEEYRKLASEIEVLKAELERKSAESIDSQERFRKLRKQANERLDEFKAAKAKVESELELALSGKSQLEAKLSEAREKITSLETQLTERPASEDDNPVSHELEETKTKLQDAENTINMLKSEWSISEESFKKQLDELNKQLETIQKNSAPSSGHSDPSSYHEQPTAVLEDFKKQVEEERRTLIESHQQELTARLEASRKNFLAEKEKALEELRDSLTNVSVEAASQNLEALKKKWEEEYEQQTLQRIREAEEALKKRIRLPSEERINQVIERKQKALEQEFTTKVNATALALLKENPDSIASDKADLIKDHQKEIVQLKKDLADKFEGQLVQVKKKAFEEGRQQGIMKVKLLESKISKLESQAKAPLGTNVPTKIPLENTQPLAQQVPVKPSPFQLAYAQATFGNVPFLFNKNSEQKKVEHQDDSDSHQNTGNGNKRQSEDRAEESPGKKLREE